One Apodemus sylvaticus chromosome 14, mApoSyl1.1, whole genome shotgun sequence DNA window includes the following coding sequences:
- the Zp4 gene encoding zona pellucida sperm-binding protein 4: MVRQALRSTLWHLPSILLCFLFCPPLSGQHVTELPGVLHCSLQSFRFTVNLSLEAESPVLTAWDSQGLPHRLKNDSDCGTWVMDSPESFLVLEATYSGCYVTLEGSHYVMMVGVQEVDVAGNTTGTRGRLLKCPLDLQGKSLDAPSDEVCSPVPVKERLPCAPLPISRGDCEEAGCCYSSEEEEADSCYYGNTVTSRCTREGRFSIAVSRNATSPPLRLDSLRLVYSNNTGCDPVMTTPTFVLFQFPFTSCGTTQRITGDKAVYENELVAIRDVQAWGRSSITRDSNFRLRVSCTYSILSNTSPINMQVLTLPPPLPKTQAGPLSLELQIAKDQSFGSYYGSDAYPLVKFLQDPIYVEVSILHRTDPSLGLLLDECWATPGSNPFHQPQWPILVKGCPYTGDNYQTKRIPVQKASGPFPFHHQRFSISTFSFMSAVREKQVLGGQVYLHCSASVCQPAGMPPCMIICPASRRRRKSELYFQNTTNISSKGPVILLQAKDPADTLRRHSSTPMDSPVLWVMGLSATVIIIGVLVVFYLAIRKWR; this comes from the exons ATGGTGAGGCAGGCTCTAAGGAGCACTCTGTGGCATCTGCCAAGCATCTTACTGTGTTTCCTGTTCTGTCCTCCTTTGAGTGGCCAGCATGTGACTGAGTTGCCAGGTGTGCTCCACTGTAGCTTACAAAGCTTCCGATTTACTGTGAATCTCAGCCTGGAGGCAGAGAGTCCTGTGCTAACAGCTTGGG ATAGCCAAGGGCTGCCACACAGGCTTAAGAATGACTCTGACTGTGGTACGTGGGTGATGGACAGTCCTGAGAGCTTTCTGGTGTTGGAAGCCACCTACAGTGGCTGCTATGTCACTTTGGAG GGCTCCCACTATGTCATGATGGTTGGTGTGCAAGAGGTAGATGTAGCTGGAAATACAACAGGAACAAGAGGGAGACTGCTTAAGTGCCCTTTGGATCTTCAGGGTAAGT CCCTAGATGCACCAAGTGATGAAGTGTGCAGTCCTGTGCCAGTAAAGGAGAGGCTTCCCTGTGCTCCCTTGCCCATCTCCAGAGGAGACTGTGAAGAGGCGGGCTGCTGCTACAGCTCTGAAGAGGAAGAGGCGGATTCCTGTTACTATGGAAACACAG TGACCTCCCGTTGCACCAGGGAGGGCCGCTTTTCCATCGCTGTGTCCAGGAATGCCACCTCGCCGCCCCTGCGCTTGGACTCACTCCGCTTGGTCTACAGCAACAACACCGGGTGTGATCCTGTGATGACGACACCCACCTTTGTCCTGTTCCAATTTCCATTTACTTCCTGTGGGACCACACAGCGG ATCACTGGGGACAAGGCTGTGTATGAAAATGAGCTAGTGGCCATTCGGGATGTGCAAGCTTGGGGCAGAAGCTCTATTACCCGAGACAGCAACTTCAG GCTCAGAGTCAGCTGTACTTACTCCATTCTCAGCAACACATCCCCAATTAACATGCAAGTGTTGACTCTCCCACCACCCCTTCCTAAGACCCAGGCTGGGCCCCTCTCTCTGGAACTTCAGATTGCCAAGG ATCAAAGCTTTGGCTCTTACTATGGTTCTGATGCCTACCCACTGGTAAAATTCCTCCAGGATCCTATTTATGTGGAGGTCTCCATCCTTCACAGAACAGACCCCTCATTGGGTCTGCTGCTAGACGAATGTTGGGCCACACCTGGCTCTAATCCTTTTCATCAACCACAATGGCCAATCCTGGTGAAGGG ATGCCCATATACTGGAGACAACTATCAGACCAAACGGATCCCTGTCCAGAAAGCATCAGGTCCCTTTCCGTTTCATCACCAGCGCTTCAGCATCTCTACCTTCAGCTTCATGAGTGCCGTAAGGGAAAAGCAGGTTTTGGGTGGACAG GTGTACCTGCACTGCAGTGCATCagtctgccagcctgctgggatGCCACCCTGCATGATAATCTGTCCTGCTTCTAGGA GAAGAAGAAAATCTGAGCTTTATTTTCAGAATACCACCAACATATCTAGCAAAGGCCCAGTGATCCTCCTCCAAGCCAAGGATCCTGCAGACACGCTTCGTAGACACTCAA GCACCCCCATGGATTCTCCTGTTCTGTGGGTAATGGGACTTTCTGCAACTGTGATCATCATTGGAGTCTTGGTGGTTTTCTACTTGGCCATCAGAAAATGGAGATGA